TTTGTGGTGAAGAAGTTTCTAGTCAAAAGTCCTGTAATATTTGTAATGAATGTGAAGAAAAGATAGATGAATTATCTCGAAAAATATTGAAATCACATAAGAAACTTACACTTCGCCATATAAAACAGGTTAAATGTAGTAATGCATAATTTAATTAAAAGGTTATATTATTTGGCAAAGATTGTGCGTTTACGCACAATCTTTATTATTATGTTGTAATTTCAATTTAAAAACAGGAAAATATATGATTAAGATAGAATAACTAAATATAATCCCTTTAACTGAGCTTTTATATCTAGGAGGCAGAATGAATGTTAAATCAAAGAAGACTAATTATATTATTTACATTACTTGTTTTAATATGTTATATATTGCCTGTTTTTGCTTCAAATATGATGTTTAAGGCATTTATTAATGACAAACTTATAGAATCTAATCTTAAAGTTAAACAAGAAGGGGAAAATTTATTAGTTCCTGTGGGAATATTAGCTGACGGATTTGACTTAAAGGTTGAATGGAAAAATTTAATTAAAACGGTTAATATTAAATTTAATGATAAATTAATTAAATTACGAGTTGGAGAAAACAAGGCTCAAATAGGAGATAGAGTTAAAAGGTTATCTTCTCAAGTTAAATTAGAAGAAGGGAAAGTTTTAATTCCAGTAGATTTTATGAGTGAAATATTAGGATATAAAGTAAGTTGGGATGATAATACGCTGCATTTTTTTAAACCTTCTTCTAAGGTGAAAGAAATTACATATGAAAATCAGAAAGCCGAAGGAATTATTAAAATCAAAACTACAAAGCAGCCTGATTATGAGATTAACCAATTAACAAATCCAGATCGTTTGGTTATTGATATACATAATTCCCGATTAGTAAAGGGGATTGAGGATATTGCTATTAATAATGGTCTAATATTTCAAATTAGGAGCGGCCAGTTTAAAACAGGGGTTACAAGAATTGTATTAGACCTCTATCAACCTCTTGATTATAAAGAAGAAGTTATTAAAAAAGGAAAAAATCATCAGTTAATCTTAAAGATGAATCCTCAAATTACTAATTTTAAATACGACAGTAATAAAGGATTGTTTTCAATTTCGGCTACTGATGAATTGACTAATTATGAAACGAAATTTATTAAAGATGATAAAAAAATGATAGTTAAGTTTCCGAATATGACTTTAGATGTAGTAGAGGATGAGTTTGAAATAAATAGTAAGTTAGTAGAAAGTGTTAATTTAAGCCAATTTGAAGAAGGAGGAGCTTCCATAGTAAAAGTTAGCTTTAAAGTGAATAAATGGTTTGAATTAAATATTAAAAAAGATCCGAAAGATAATAATAGGTTATTGTTGCGTCCACAAAGAAGAGTGGGATTAGTAAGTGTAGATTATGATTCACAAGAAGGTGAAGTTAAAATCAAAACTGAACAGCCGGTTACTTCACAAGCAGTTCCTTTAGAAAAGGGGGATCGTTTAGTTGTTGATTTTCCAAATACAGTCTTTCGGAATTTAAGTCAAAATATTTCAGTAAAAGATGATTTTATAGAAGAAATCAGAATAGCTCAATTTAATAAAGACATAGCTAGAACAGTGATTGATTTAAAAGAGTTAGTAAATTATGAGCTTGAAAATAGGAAAGACAAAAAAACAGGTGATTATATTACAGTAGTAAACTTAGATTTACCTAATGATTTAAAGTCTAAACCTAATAATAATACTATAGTACAGGAAACTGATGAGGAACAAAAGCAGCTAAAAGCTGTTGATATAAAGCAGCAAGGTTTAAAAACGGAATTACAGGTTAAGTTAAATAATAAATCTAATTATCAAATAAAGAAGTTTACTTATCCAGATCGGATAGTGATTGATATTCCAGGTACTAATGCTGCTTTAAAGCCAACAGAAATTGCTGAGCCTAAAGGAATTATAAAAGATGTTAGAGTTAGTCAGTTTTCACGTGATCCTATGACAGCTAGAGTAGTGTTTGAATTACCGTATACAGTTGATTATCAAGTATCATCAAAAGATAAGACTGATAGAATAAATATTAAATTTAAAGAAAATGTTAATCAGAATGATTTAAATTTAACAGGAAAAACAATTATGGTTGATGCTGGACATGGTGGAGCTGATCCTGGAGCTATTGGACCTGATGGGACTATGGAGAAGGATGTTAATTTAAATATTTCTAAGCGGCTAGCTGCTCTTTTACGAGAAGCAGGAGCTAATGTTAAGATGTCTAGGAAAAGTGATAAGTATATTACTCTCTGGGATCGAACAAATGAGGCTAATAAGTTAAACTGTGATATATTTGTTAGTATTCATGCAAATTCTCATAAAAGAAATGAAGCATCTGGGATTGAAACTTATGTATATCCTGGTAGTTATGGTGATACTTTAGTACTGGCTAAGAAGGTACAGAATACATTATATGAAAAGGTAAAGTTACCTAATCGTGGAGTTAGATTTGAAAACCTTTATGTTTTGGAGAATACTAATATGCCTTCGATTTTAGTTGAGGTTGGTTTCTTAAGCAATCGTAAAGAAGAAAAATTGTTGAATGATCCTGAATTTAGGCAAAAGTCTGCTCAAGGTATTTATAAAGGTATAATTGCCTTTTTTAATCGTAAGTAAGGAGGAAGAAATTAATGATGACATATAAAGAGAAGAAGAGTTATCTTTTAATTGCAGGGATCACCTTAACTTCAGTACTTATATTATCTGTTTTATTTACTGCTCCCCAGACTAAAATGAAAGAAGTCAAGCTTTATTTTGGCTATAATCAGGGGCAGAATTTAAAGACAGAAATAAGACAAGTCAAAGCAGATCAATTATATGTTAATACTATTCAGGAGTTAATTAAAGGGCCAACCAATGAAAGTTTGGAACAAACAATGCCAAAAGGAACTAGATTGTTAAATTCCAAATTAAAAAAAGAAGTCTTAGTTTTGAATTTTAATTCTAAGTTTAGAGAAAATCATTGGGGTGGGAGTACTGGTGAAATTACTACTATTTATTCTATTGTTAATACTATGGCTCAGTTTCCCAAAATTGAACAAGTTCAATTTTTAATTAAAGGAAAAGAGGTTGAAAGTTTAGTAGGTCATATGGATTTAACGGCTCCAATTGCTCCTAGTGATGAATTGATAAAATATGAAATAGATTAAAAAGTAGTTAATGTTTTTGCTTGCTATAATGCTAGACTTAATTGAAGTTAGAAAGATATTGGAGGTCGAAAGTGTTGCTTTAGCAATCAAAAGGGCTACTGAAGAGGAAACCAAAAAGATAAGTAAAGTAATTAAAGATATGGAACAGAATGTTAAAGAAGGTAGATTAGGGGGATGAAGCAGATGTCAGATTCCATATTGCAATAGTTAAAGCAACTCACAATTAGATGTTTACCTAAGGTTATGTATATTCGCTTAGAAACAATCAAAAATTAATTAAAGAAATTAATGGAATGAAGGAATGAGTTTAATGAAAACATTGTCATTTGCAGTTTTAGCTATGTTTTTTTTGGGGGATAGCTCCTATATTTGGTAAACTTGGATTAGTAGAATTAAGTCCATTTCTTGGTTTGGCAATTAGAAGTTTTATAATTAGTGGTTTATTATTAATTTATGGAGTAGCAACAGGTGAATTTAGTGGTATTAATGAGATTGGTACTTATCCTTTACTTTATATAGCTGCTGAAGGAATTTTTGCTTCGTTATTAGGACATTTAGCTTACTTTTATGCTCTTAAATTTGGTGCTGCTTCGCAAGTAGTTCCTTTTGTAGCAGCTTATCCATTAGTTACTGTTATAGCTGCTATTCTATTTTTGAAAGAAGGATTTAGTTGGGAAAATTTAATTGGAGTTTTATTAATTATAATTGGTATATTTATTATTAAGAGATAAGAAGAGAGCTTTCGGTACTTTAGGAGTATATTTTTTGCTATTTATATCAAAATTCTATTATAATATTTCTGCATTTTAAATTAATAAATGATAATATAGGATTAAAAATTGAAGTAGATTTTTGGTTTAAAGGAGATAGATTTTAGGGATGATTCTGCTAATTAATGATTTTGGTGAAGCAAAGATTAAAGTTTTTCAATTAGGCTCTATCCAGGAGTAAAGGAATTAATTTAAAAATAGGATTTAAATTATAGTTTGCTTGATATTGATATATTATAAATGGTGGAAACTTCAAGGAAGCTTATTATATAGCCGACATTTATGATTTGCCATAAATGTCGGTTTTTATTATTTAAAGATGATTTTTTATCAAAATCTAAATTAAAGTTTATCTATGATTTACAGTAGACGATTTGTGATTACAAAGTTTAATTATTTCTATATTTTGGTGGTTTAATCGTCCAGCTTTTCATTTTTCCATATTCATAAAGTCGGTCATAAAGTTTTAATTCTTTTATCAACATATCTTTAAAAAAGCTTCTAATTTCTGCATTTCCACTGCCAGTAAAAGCTTTACCCTCAATAGGAATAAAATTTTGAATCCCTCTAAAAACTCGTCTAAAGATATATTTATCTGTTATTTTTTCAACATTTTTAGTAATAGGTATATCTTCAATGGGCTTCTTATTTGGCATTGTTGCTCCATATTTTTTCATTAAGTTTTCTATTCTGTTGATATCATTTGTAAGTTCTTTTAAGCCATCTTCTAATATTAAATTTAAGTCTTTATCTTTAGCGAAACTTTTTAGTAATTGGGTAGTTCTTATAACATCATAGCGAGCTGTTAAAACATCCCATAAGTACCAAACTTCGTTAACACTAATTTCATTTTGTAGTTCTTGGCTAGATTTAGATTTACTTATTAATTCTTGGATTGTTTTTAATATTTTCATATAAAATTCCTTTCTTTTAAGTAGTTATTTTAATTTTATTTTTTAAAAGTTTTAATAAAATTATTCAGAACATGATTAATGCTATTAATTTAATAAATTTCTATATTTTAGGAGATTACATACCGTGTTTATTGACATATGTTTAAAAAAGGATTATAATATAAATATCAGGGAATAATAGGAGGAATATATATGGAAGTGGAGGTTGAGAAAGACAGCAAGGTTAGAGAAGTTATAAATAATATAGAACAAAAGAAAGACTTTCGCTTGACTTCCCAACGAAAGATTATTCTCAAAACGCTTATTGAGAATAACGATCGACATCTTTCTGTAGATGATATTTATAATTTAATTAAAGAGAAGAATAATTTTATAGGGATAGCAACTATTTATAGAACATTGGATTTATTTGAAGATTTAGGAGTAGTTGTAAAGCGAAATTTTGGTAATAAGTCAGCCAAATATGAATTTGTATTTGAAGATGAAACTAAACATCATCATTTGATCTGTAAGTCATGCGGAAAAGTTATAGAAATTGATAATTTTTTGGCTGATGATATAAAAGAAGAAATAATGAAAATTAAAGAATTTCAAATTATAGATTATTCTTTACATATATATGGGTATTGTAAAGAATGCAAAGGGAATAATACTTATTGACATATGATCAAAACCATGTTATAATATTTTTGCATTCTAAGTTAAAGACAAATTAAAAGGAGCTGATATTAATGAAAATTGCTTTAACTGCTGCTGATAATACAGGACTGGAAGCTAAAGTAGATCCTCGATTTGGACGAGCTTCTTATTTTGGTATTGTTGATTTGGAATTAATGGAGGTAGAATTTATAGATAATTCTGCTGCAAATGCTTCTAGTGGAGCAGGTATTCAAGCAGCTCAATTATTATCAGATCAAGAAATAGAAACTTTAATTTCAGTGAAAGTAGGACCTAAAGCTTTTGATGCATTACAGTCTGCTGGGATTGATATTTATACTGTAGATGGCGGGAAATTAAAAGAAGTAGTTGAATTATATAAGAATGAGAATTTGAATAAATTAGATAATCCAACTAATCCTGGTCATATGGGATAAATAGATAGGGATGGTTAATAATGAAAATAACAATTTTAAGTGGTAAAGGAGGTACAGGAAAGACTACTGTAGCTACTAATTTAGCTTTATCGTTAAATAATGCACAGTTTCTAGATGCAGATGTTGAAGAACCTAATTCTTACATCTTTGTTAAGCCAAATTTTGCAGATAGAAAAGAGTTAGTTTGGCGCGAAGTACCTAAAATTGATCAAGAAAAATGTACAAATTGTCAAGAATGTGTAGAGTTTTGCGAATATAATGCTTTAGCTTCATTTGGTAATGATTTAATGGTCTTTCCTGAATTATGTCATAGTTGTGGTGGATGTAAGCATATATGTCCTGAAGGTGCAATTATAGAAGATAATAAAGAAGCAGGACAGATAAAGTGGACTCCTGATGTTAATGGTTTAGAATTTTGGCAGGGGGAATTAAATATTGGAGAAATTTCAGCTGTTCCAGTAATTGAGCAATTAAAAGAACATATTAATGAAGAAAAGACAGTAATTATGGATGCTCCTCCTGGGACTACTTGTCCTACAGTGGAGGCAGCTATTGATAGTGATTACTGCATAATAGTTACTGAACCAACTCCGTTTGGTCTTCATGATCTTAAGATGGCAGTGGAAGTAGTAAAGAAATTAGATAAACCTTATGGAGTTATTATTAATCGTTCAGAAAATGATGCTAATCAAATTATTGAAGATTATTGTACTGCTGAGGATATTCCAATTTTACTACGAATTCCCTTTAAACGACAGATTGCAGAATTATATTCTGAAGGGTTTCCATTTATAGAAGAATTACCAGAATGGCAAGAACGTTTTAAAGAAGTTCTGGGTGAAATAGAGAAGGTGATCGAATGAAGAAAGTAACGGTAATAAGTGGAAAAGGTGGGACTGGAAAAACAATAGTTACTGCTAATTTGACATCGATGGCAGATAATTTAGTTTTAGCTGATTGTGATGTAGATGCTCCTAATATGCATTTATTAATGGCCCCAGAAATCTTA
The DNA window shown above is from Sporohalobacter salinus and carries:
- a CDS encoding ATP-binding protein: MKITILSGKGGTGKTTVATNLALSLNNAQFLDADVEEPNSYIFVKPNFADRKELVWREVPKIDQEKCTNCQECVEFCEYNALASFGNDLMVFPELCHSCGGCKHICPEGAIIEDNKEAGQIKWTPDVNGLEFWQGELNIGEISAVPVIEQLKEHINEEKTVIMDAPPGTTCPTVEAAIDSDYCIIVTEPTPFGLHDLKMAVEVVKKLDKPYGVIINRSENDANQIIEDYCTAEDIPILLRIPFKRQIAELYSEGFPFIEELPEWQERFKEVLGEIEKVIE
- a CDS encoding FCD domain-containing protein produces the protein MLAIMLDLIEVRKILEVESVALAIKRATEEETKKISKVIKDMEQNVKEGRLGG
- a CDS encoding GerMN domain-containing protein, with product MMTYKEKKSYLLIAGITLTSVLILSVLFTAPQTKMKEVKLYFGYNQGQNLKTEIRQVKADQLYVNTIQELIKGPTNESLEQTMPKGTRLLNSKLKKEVLVLNFNSKFRENHWGGSTGEITTIYSIVNTMAQFPKIEQVQFLIKGKEVESLVGHMDLTAPIAPSDELIKYEID
- a CDS encoding N-acetylmuramoyl-L-alanine amidase family protein — its product is MLNQRRLIILFTLLVLICYILPVFASNMMFKAFINDKLIESNLKVKQEGENLLVPVGILADGFDLKVEWKNLIKTVNIKFNDKLIKLRVGENKAQIGDRVKRLSSQVKLEEGKVLIPVDFMSEILGYKVSWDDNTLHFFKPSSKVKEITYENQKAEGIIKIKTTKQPDYEINQLTNPDRLVIDIHNSRLVKGIEDIAINNGLIFQIRSGQFKTGVTRIVLDLYQPLDYKEEVIKKGKNHQLILKMNPQITNFKYDSNKGLFSISATDELTNYETKFIKDDKKMIVKFPNMTLDVVEDEFEINSKLVESVNLSQFEEGGASIVKVSFKVNKWFELNIKKDPKDNNRLLLRPQRRVGLVSVDYDSQEGEVKIKTEQPVTSQAVPLEKGDRLVVDFPNTVFRNLSQNISVKDDFIEEIRIAQFNKDIARTVIDLKELVNYELENRKDKKTGDYITVVNLDLPNDLKSKPNNNTIVQETDEEQKQLKAVDIKQQGLKTELQVKLNNKSNYQIKKFTYPDRIVIDIPGTNAALKPTEIAEPKGIIKDVRVSQFSRDPMTARVVFELPYTVDYQVSSKDKTDRINIKFKENVNQNDLNLTGKTIMVDAGHGGADPGAIGPDGTMEKDVNLNISKRLAALLREAGANVKMSRKSDKYITLWDRTNEANKLNCDIFVSIHANSHKRNEASGIETYVYPGSYGDTLVLAKKVQNTLYEKVKLPNRGVRFENLYVLENTNMPSILVEVGFLSNRKEEKLLNDPEFRQKSAQGIYKGIIAFFNRK
- a CDS encoding DUF3231 family protein, whose protein sequence is MKILKTIQELISKSKSSQELQNEISVNEVWYLWDVLTARYDVIRTTQLLKSFAKDKDLNLILEDGLKELTNDINRIENLMKKYGATMPNKKPIEDIPITKNVEKITDKYIFRRVFRGIQNFIPIEGKAFTGSGNAEIRSFFKDMLIKELKLYDRLYEYGKMKSWTIKPPKYRNN
- a CDS encoding EamA family transporter, whose translation is MFGKLGLVELSPFLGLAIRSFIISGLLLIYGVATGEFSGINEIGTYPLLYIAAEGIFASLLGHLAYFYALKFGAASQVVPFVAAYPLVTVIAAILFLKEGFSWENLIGVLLIIIGIFIIKR
- a CDS encoding Fur family transcriptional regulator is translated as MEVEVEKDSKVREVINNIEQKKDFRLTSQRKIILKTLIENNDRHLSVDDIYNLIKEKNNFIGIATIYRTLDLFEDLGVVVKRNFGNKSAKYEFVFEDETKHHHLICKSCGKVIEIDNFLADDIKEEIMKIKEFQIIDYSLHIYGYCKECKGNNTY
- a CDS encoding NifB/NifX family molybdenum-iron cluster-binding protein codes for the protein MKIALTAADNTGLEAKVDPRFGRASYFGIVDLELMEVEFIDNSAANASSGAGIQAAQLLSDQEIETLISVKVGPKAFDALQSAGIDIYTVDGGKLKEVVELYKNENLNKLDNPTNPGHMG